The proteins below are encoded in one region of Asticcacaulis excentricus CB 48:
- a CDS encoding tryptophan halogenase family protein, which yields MVDTVQRIVIAGGGTAGWMTAAALSQIMGEQLSLTLIESEEIGSVGVGEATIPMIAHFNALLRLDENDFLRETKGTIKLGIAFEGWRHEGHSYMHAFGTLGRDLGSVPFHHYWLQAHLEGQDDDLWAYSLNERAAYANRFAPLNQIPNTPLPGIPYAYHFDASLYALYLRRLAEAKGARRIEGRIRDIALHAETGHVTRLSLEDGQQVEGDLFIDCSGFRGLLIEGALKTGFESWKHLLPCDRAYAVPCESVSPLTPYTRSIAREAGWQWRIPLQHRTGNGYVFCSDHISEDEAATRLLSRLDGQALADPRLIRFETGRRRLQWNGNVIALGLSSGFIEPLESTSIHLIQSGIARLITLFPHRGFDPAVVGEYNRQSALEFELIRDFIVLHYHANERHGEAFWDQVRHMPIPEALAHKMALFRACGLIQPNPNDLFQLPAWLQVMVGQNVCPAAAHPFVAAVPNAARQDYLANLRTIIGRTADGLPTHDAYIAQHCCAV from the coding sequence ATGGTCGATACAGTTCAGCGCATCGTTATCGCCGGCGGCGGCACGGCCGGTTGGATGACCGCCGCCGCCCTGTCCCAGATCATGGGGGAACAGCTTAGCCTTACTCTGATCGAGTCTGAAGAGATCGGCTCGGTCGGCGTCGGCGAAGCGACCATTCCGATGATCGCGCACTTCAACGCTCTTCTGCGCCTCGACGAAAACGACTTCCTGCGCGAAACCAAGGGAACGATCAAGCTGGGCATCGCCTTTGAAGGCTGGCGGCACGAAGGCCACAGCTATATGCATGCCTTTGGCACACTGGGGCGTGATCTGGGCTCGGTGCCGTTTCATCACTACTGGCTTCAGGCGCATCTTGAGGGGCAGGACGACGATCTTTGGGCCTATTCACTGAACGAACGCGCCGCCTATGCCAACCGCTTCGCACCGCTGAACCAGATCCCCAATACGCCCCTGCCCGGCATACCCTATGCCTATCATTTCGATGCCTCGCTTTACGCCCTTTATCTACGCCGACTGGCCGAAGCGAAGGGGGCGCGCCGCATCGAAGGGCGCATCCGCGACATTGCCCTGCACGCCGAAACGGGCCACGTGACGCGCCTCAGCCTTGAGGATGGCCAACAGGTCGAGGGCGATTTGTTTATCGACTGTTCCGGCTTCCGCGGTCTGCTGATCGAAGGGGCACTGAAAACCGGCTTCGAAAGCTGGAAACATCTGCTGCCGTGCGACCGGGCCTACGCCGTGCCGTGCGAAAGCGTTTCTCCACTCACCCCTTATACCCGCTCCATCGCCCGCGAGGCCGGCTGGCAATGGCGCATCCCGCTTCAGCATCGCACCGGCAACGGCTACGTCTTCTGCAGCGACCATATCTCAGAGGACGAGGCCGCTACCCGCCTTTTGTCGCGCCTGGATGGCCAGGCGCTGGCTGATCCGCGCCTCATTCGCTTTGAAACCGGACGGCGGCGACTTCAGTGGAACGGCAATGTCATTGCGCTCGGCCTGTCATCGGGCTTTATCGAGCCGCTGGAGTCGACCTCCATCCACCTCATTCAGTCGGGTATAGCGCGCCTGATCACCCTCTTCCCGCATCGCGGTTTCGACCCGGCTGTGGTGGGCGAATATAACCGCCAGAGCGCGCTGGAGTTTGAGCTGATCCGCGACTTTATCGTCCTGCACTACCACGCCAATGAGCGGCACGGCGAAGCCTTCTGGGATCAGGTGCGCCACATGCCTATCCCCGAGGCGCTGGCGCACAAGATGGCGCTGTTCCGCGCCTGCGGCCTCATTCAGCCCAACCCAAACGACCTGTTTCAGCTTCCTGCCTGGCTTCAGGTCATGGTCGGGCAAAATGTCTGCCCCGCTGCCGCGCACCCCTTCGTCGCTGCCGTGCCCAATGCTGCGCGTCAAGACTATCTGGCCAATCTGCGGACCATCATTGGGCGGACGGCAGATGGCCTGCCGACGCATGACGCCTATATCGCCCAGCATTGCTGCGCTGTGTAA
- a CDS encoding response regulator yields MIEKKNTILVVDDEDEIRKMLNIFLDVADFKVVESENGKQAIRLSASVKPDLILLDLGLPDIDGKEVIQTIRQWSNVPIIVLTARSEDMDAAPALNLGADDYVTKPFSAEVLLARINANLRKSVVREVGEPDVVNGPIRMDLVRHEVFIDEKKVPFTPKEYDLLRFFLVNRGRMLTHKQILKEVWGPAHVDDTQYLRVYIGQVREKLETKPGLSKSIVSESGIGYRMEIVAETAA; encoded by the coding sequence ATGATCGAAAAGAAGAACACCATTCTTGTAGTCGATGACGAAGACGAAATCCGCAAGATGCTGAACATCTTCCTCGATGTCGCCGATTTCAAGGTCGTCGAGAGCGAGAACGGTAAGCAGGCCATCCGCCTGTCGGCTTCGGTCAAGCCTGACCTGATCCTGCTCGACCTAGGTCTGCCTGATATCGATGGCAAGGAGGTCATTCAGACCATCCGTCAGTGGTCGAACGTGCCGATCATTGTGCTGACCGCGCGCTCGGAAGACATGGACGCCGCACCGGCTCTCAATCTGGGTGCCGACGACTACGTCACCAAGCCGTTTTCGGCCGAAGTCCTGTTGGCGCGCATCAATGCTAACTTGCGCAAGTCGGTCGTGCGCGAAGTGGGTGAACCCGATGTGGTTAATGGCCCGATCCGCATGGACCTTGTACGCCATGAAGTGTTTATTGACGAAAAGAAGGTTCCTTTCACGCCGAAGGAATACGACCTGCTGCGCTTTTTCCTCGTCAACCGCGGCCGCATGCTGACGCACAAGCAGATCCTCAAGGAGGTCTGGGGTCCGGCTCACGTGGACGACACCCAGTATCTGCGCGTCTATATTGGTCAGGTGCGCGAAAAGCTGGAGACCAAGCCGGGGCTGTCGAAGTCCATCGTCTCGGAATCCGGTATCGGTTACCGCATGGAGATCGTCGCCGAAACCGCGGCCTGA
- a CDS encoding DUF1328 domain-containing protein, producing the protein MLRWVITFFILAVVAALFGFTGLAGTFADIAKFIAVVFVVLFIAGLVYSALTGRRSSPPM; encoded by the coding sequence ATGCTGAGATGGGTCATCACCTTCTTCATTCTGGCGGTTGTGGCCGCCCTGTTCGGCTTTACTGGCCTAGCCGGTACCTTTGCCGATATCGCCAAGTTCATCGCCGTCGTTTTTGTGGTGCTGTTTATCGCTGGCCTCGTCTACAGCGCGCTGACCGGACGTCGCTCAAGCCCTCCGATGTGA
- a CDS encoding alpha/beta hydrolase codes for MTVQPDAATQSPKAQADLLFELFCTPEPLTEAAQKGMVRVAERLSAAESLRIPFQGGELQAYRFAGNGRGTVVLLHGWTGQAAVMTFFVEALVSEGFDVVALDFPGHGRSDGERLHVALGVAALHALHAVTGPWHGVVAHSFGGAVAFAGLSELVGDLPPLHYGRLVLIAAPCSMPRVFDTFARRHDLSPEATVYLKDHVKRLTGHPVEAFMGDAILKAHPLPTLVLHAPEDQEVLFLSAESFAAAGDHVTLHPLPGLGHRRILYARETMQATAAFLAS; via the coding sequence ATGACTGTGCAACCGGATGCCGCGACGCAATCGCCCAAGGCGCAAGCCGACCTTCTGTTTGAGCTGTTCTGCACGCCGGAACCGCTGACCGAGGCTGCGCAAAAGGGGATGGTGCGGGTGGCGGAGCGTCTGAGTGCCGCTGAGTCGCTGCGCATTCCGTTTCAAGGCGGCGAGCTTCAGGCCTATCGCTTTGCCGGAAACGGTCGCGGGACGGTGGTGCTGCTGCACGGCTGGACCGGCCAGGCGGCGGTGATGACGTTCTTTGTCGAGGCGCTGGTTAGCGAAGGCTTCGACGTGGTGGCGCTCGATTTTCCGGGGCATGGGCGCTCCGACGGTGAGCGCCTGCACGTAGCGCTGGGGGTGGCGGCTCTGCACGCACTGCATGCCGTTACCGGGCCGTGGCACGGCGTGGTCGCCCATTCGTTTGGGGGCGCGGTGGCGTTTGCCGGTTTGTCGGAGCTGGTCGGCGATCTGCCGCCGCTTCACTACGGGCGGCTGGTGCTGATCGCCGCCCCCTGTTCTATGCCGCGGGTTTTCGATACCTTTGCGCGCCGCCACGACCTGTCACCAGAGGCCACCGTGTATCTCAAAGACCATGTGAAGCGCCTGACCGGCCATCCGGTCGAAGCCTTTATGGGCGACGCGATCCTTAAGGCCCATCCGCTGCCGACACTGGTTCTGCACGCGCCGGAGGATCAGGAGGTGCTGTTCCTCAGCGCCGAAAGCTTTGCCGCGGCCGGGGACCACGTGACCCTTCATCCCCTGCCTGGACTGGGCCACCGCCGCATCCTCTATGCCAGGGAAACTATGCAGGCGACGGCAGCCTTCCTTGCGTCTTGA
- a CDS encoding MarR family winged helix-turn-helix transcriptional regulator, with protein MTQDTPAPTGQMPWELPRFRNWIAVARAHQIVERTLNARLAPHGVRIAHHDILANIYRFAGLTQNELAQRLLVGRSNLSMLLPELEKRGLIERRSDAADKRVRRLWLTEAGRALTEQTLAVQAGVVSDMMTILSDAECQALGDYMRRITAGMAQWSEPDRT; from the coding sequence ATGACGCAAGACACCCCGGCCCCGACCGGCCAAATGCCGTGGGAGCTGCCGCGTTTTCGCAACTGGATCGCGGTGGCGCGCGCCCATCAGATCGTCGAACGCACGCTCAATGCCAGGCTGGCCCCGCATGGGGTGCGCATCGCCCACCACGATATTCTGGCCAATATCTATCGTTTTGCCGGTCTAACGCAGAACGAACTGGCGCAGCGGCTGCTGGTTGGGCGCTCCAATCTATCGATGCTGCTGCCAGAGCTGGAAAAGCGCGGCCTCATCGAACGGCGCAGCGATGCGGCGGACAAGCGCGTGCGGCGGCTGTGGCTGACCGAGGCGGGACGCGCTCTGACCGAACAAACATTGGCCGTGCAGGCGGGCGTGGTGAGCGATATGATGACAATCCTCAGCGACGCTGAATGTCAGGCGCTGGGCGACTATATGCGCCGCATCACGGCGGGTATGGCGCAGTGGTCCGAACCGGATCGCACTTAA
- a CDS encoding response regulator: protein MTHSTALIIEDSAVQAQMIGRLISAQPGWSHIHFPTFREGYDALSSFSVQALFMDIFVGTTNGLAHIEAFRKRSGTAPIILMTAGSSQESIEETLSKARQARADFILRKPFGEGDVRRIFQTAFKDLSTRTRKKHVLVIDDSRTLRSFIRGALEFGGFRVSDAESMEAAFRDVDIAHVDLVVCDVFMPGMGGIKGMSYIKRTWPAVPVIAMSAGLDGQLSETDALNATGRVGADAGIAKPFEGRQLLDLADRLLKTAVLV from the coding sequence ATGACCCATTCGACCGCGCTCATTATCGAGGACAGCGCCGTGCAGGCGCAGATGATCGGCCGATTGATTTCGGCGCAACCCGGCTGGAGCCACATCCATTTTCCGACCTTCCGCGAAGGTTATGACGCGCTTAGCTCGTTTTCGGTGCAGGCGCTGTTCATGGACATCTTTGTCGGGACTACGAATGGGCTGGCGCATATAGAAGCCTTTCGTAAACGCAGCGGAACGGCCCCGATTATCTTGATGACGGCGGGGTCATCGCAGGAAAGCATCGAAGAAACCCTGAGCAAAGCGCGTCAGGCGCGCGCTGACTTCATCCTGCGCAAGCCGTTCGGCGAAGGTGACGTGAGGCGTATATTTCAAACCGCGTTCAAGGATCTGAGTACCCGCACACGAAAAAAGCACGTGCTGGTGATCGACGACAGCCGGACCTTGCGCAGCTTTATCCGCGGCGCGCTGGAATTTGGCGGCTTTCGTGTGTCGGATGCTGAATCGATGGAGGCGGCCTTCCGCGATGTCGATATCGCCCACGTCGATCTTGTGGTCTGTGACGTCTTCATGCCCGGCATGGGCGGCATCAAGGGCATGAGCTATATCAAACGGACCTGGCCCGCCGTGCCTGTGATCGCCATGTCGGCAGGTCTGGATGGACAGCTCAGTGAAACCGATGCGCTGAACGCGACCGGTCGTGTCGGGGCCGATGCCGGTATCGCCAAGCCGTTTGAGGGCAGGCAGTTGCTCGACCTGGCGGATCGTCTTCTGAAAACGGCGGTGCTGGTTTAA
- a CDS encoding sensor histidine kinase — translation MSLTADTHLGLVMDTEVSVDKAEPAPGLDPSQETQLKEALYRQMLSAVSHDLKTPLATIIGSLEVYTLLEAKLSEEKRRSLITSALSEAYRLDKFITNILDMAKLESRAVQAREEAANLTPLIRDSITRLGPLKDKGEIRLHDLGGAEAFHTDTVLLSRVVGLIIENALKHTGKAPVVDIDYGASGEEAFVHVRDHGPGIPPDKMRAIFNKYTRLQKQDQQNAGTGLGLSIAELIMTLLGGRIEVRNHPETGAVFSLYVPVQLASTGGEK, via the coding sequence ATGTCTCTGACCGCAGACACCCATTTGGGGTTGGTTATGGATACAGAGGTCAGCGTGGACAAGGCAGAACCGGCTCCGGGGCTTGATCCGTCGCAGGAAACCCAACTCAAGGAAGCGCTGTACCGTCAGATGTTATCCGCCGTATCCCACGATCTGAAAACCCCGCTGGCGACCATTATCGGCTCGCTGGAGGTCTATACCCTGCTTGAAGCCAAGCTGTCGGAAGAGAAGCGGCGCTCGCTGATTACGTCCGCCCTGTCCGAAGCCTATCGCCTTGACAAGTTTATCACCAACATCCTTGACATGGCCAAGCTGGAAAGCCGCGCCGTCCAGGCGCGCGAGGAAGCGGCCAATCTGACGCCGCTGATCCGCGATTCTATCACGCGGCTGGGGCCATTGAAAGACAAGGGCGAAATTCGCCTGCATGATCTGGGCGGCGCCGAGGCCTTTCACACGGATACGGTGCTGTTGTCGCGCGTGGTTGGCCTGATTATTGAGAACGCCCTGAAACATACGGGCAAGGCCCCGGTGGTCGATATCGACTATGGGGCATCGGGCGAAGAGGCCTTTGTGCACGTGCGCGACCACGGGCCGGGCATCCCGCCTGACAAGATGCGCGCCATTTTCAACAAATATACGCGCCTGCAAAAGCAGGATCAGCAGAATGCCGGGACAGGTCTGGGCCTGTCGATTGCCGAGCTGATTATGACGCTTCTGGGTGGGCGTATCGAGGTGCGCAACCACCCCGAAACCGGTGCGGTGTTTAGCCTCTACGTGCCGGTGCAGCTGGCCTCGACCGGAGGGGAGAAATAA
- a CDS encoding response regulator, producing the protein MSSPALTRILYIEDDEALGRLLQKRFRRHSLEVDLAVTAEVGLEVIAQREFDLILLDYNLPGMNGLETLKALKAREVTTPVIILTAGGDEAIALEAMELGAADYAVKDINQAYLDLLPAVMQAAFTKERLLRENERQRQELQAAKERAEAASQAKTDFLATMSHEIRTPLNVVTGLSDILIKSPLNDDQYRIVETLRTNAQLLLRLINDLLDISRIEDNKIDLESTAFRPADVMEDLKMMFAQDIERKGLDFALTDHTQGVTVRGDRTRLQQIVMNLISNALKFTARGEIELIGEAQARGDRVDLCLAVRDTGIGIPEAKRSQIFDKFTQADASITRRFGGSGLGLSIARALVEVMGGEIAVESEEGRGSLFSVRLSLPVAVMALADDDRPPVPSPGPGERPRVLIVEDYAPNVLVATLMLEEMGYEAEAAESGIEALALLKDNDTPYHAILMDVQMHEMDGFETTRRIRELEPARGFRYRIIGVTAHALAGDRERCIEAGMDDYLSKPIQPGLLAQKLRGMTLA; encoded by the coding sequence ATGTCTTCCCCCGCCCTGACCCGCATCCTGTATATTGAGGACGATGAGGCGTTGGGTCGCCTGCTGCAAAAACGTTTTCGCCGCCATAGCCTTGAGGTCGATTTGGCCGTCACAGCCGAGGTGGGGCTTGAGGTGATCGCGCAGCGGGAGTTTGACCTGATCCTACTCGATTACAACCTACCGGGTATGAATGGCCTTGAGACGCTGAAGGCCCTGAAGGCGCGCGAGGTCACGACGCCGGTCATTATCCTCACCGCCGGCGGTGACGAAGCCATCGCGCTGGAGGCTATGGAGCTGGGGGCGGCTGACTATGCGGTGAAGGATATCAATCAGGCCTATCTCGATCTTTTGCCTGCCGTTATGCAGGCGGCTTTTACCAAAGAACGCCTGCTGCGCGAGAACGAACGCCAGCGGCAGGAGCTTCAGGCGGCCAAGGAGCGTGCCGAGGCGGCGTCGCAGGCCAAGACTGACTTTCTGGCCACGATGAGCCATGAGATTCGAACGCCGCTCAACGTGGTGACGGGCCTTTCGGATATTCTCATCAAATCACCGCTCAATGACGATCAGTACCGCATTGTAGAGACGCTGCGCACCAACGCGCAGCTTCTGTTGCGGCTGATCAATGATCTTCTCGATATTTCCAGAATTGAAGATAATAAGATCGATCTGGAGTCCACCGCCTTCCGTCCGGCAGATGTGATGGAAGACCTTAAGATGATGTTTGCGCAGGATATTGAGCGCAAGGGGCTGGATTTTGCCCTCACCGACCATACGCAAGGCGTGACGGTGCGCGGCGACCGCACGCGCTTGCAGCAGATCGTCATGAACCTGATTTCCAACGCGCTCAAATTTACAGCGCGCGGCGAGATCGAACTGATCGGTGAGGCCCAAGCGCGCGGTGACCGGGTCGATTTATGTTTAGCGGTACGCGACACCGGTATCGGTATTCCCGAAGCCAAGCGCAGCCAGATCTTTGACAAGTTCACTCAGGCCGACGCCTCGATCACCCGGCGCTTTGGCGGATCGGGTCTTGGCTTGTCAATTGCGCGGGCGTTGGTTGAGGTGATGGGCGGTGAGATTGCAGTGGAGAGCGAAGAGGGGCGCGGGTCGCTGTTTAGCGTGCGCCTCAGCCTGCCGGTGGCGGTAATGGCGCTGGCCGATGATGATCGCCCGCCTGTGCCGTCTCCGGGGCCGGGTGAGCGGCCACGGGTACTTATCGTCGAAGACTATGCGCCGAACGTTTTAGTGGCCACCTTGATGCTGGAAGAGATGGGCTATGAGGCGGAGGCGGCGGAGTCCGGCATTGAGGCACTGGCCCTGCTGAAGGATAATGACACCCCCTACCACGCCATTCTGATGGACGTGCAGATGCACGAAATGGACGGCTTTGAAACCACGCGGCGTATCCGCGAACTGGAGCCGGCAAGAGGTTTCCGGTATCGCATTATCGGCGTGACGGCACACGCTCTGGCCGGGGACCGTGAGCGCTGCATCGAAGCGGGTATGGATGACTATCTGTCAAAGCCGATCCAGCCGGGACTGTTGGCGCAAAAACTACGGGGAATGACCCTGGCGTAG
- a CDS encoding response regulator, with product MMVPAFDDQFTLVMIEDDAGHARLIRKNLERAGIGNPVRHFEDGAAAIDYFFGEHLSAAQTAERHERTLVLLDLNIPHIDGYEILRRLKGDPSTRAIPVIVLTTTDNPREIDRCYEMGCNVYITKPVEYDNFSDAIRKLGLMLAVVKVPNTVVK from the coding sequence ATGATGGTCCCTGCCTTTGACGATCAGTTCACCCTGGTCATGATCGAAGACGATGCCGGTCACGCGCGTCTGATCCGCAAGAATCTGGAGCGCGCCGGGATTGGCAATCCTGTGCGCCATTTCGAAGACGGTGCTGCAGCCATCGACTACTTCTTCGGCGAGCACCTCAGCGCGGCCCAGACCGCCGAACGCCATGAACGGACCCTGGTGCTGCTTGACCTTAACATCCCGCATATCGACGGCTACGAGATTCTACGCCGCCTCAAGGGCGATCCGTCCACGCGCGCCATACCTGTGATCGTACTGACCACGACCGACAATCCTCGCGAGATCGATCGCTGCTATGAGATGGGCTGCAATGTCTATATCACCAAGCCGGTCGAATACGACAATTTCTCCGACGCCATCCGCAAGCTGGGACTGATGCTTGCGGTGGTGAAGGTTCCCAACACCGTGGTGAAATAA
- a CDS encoding sensor histidine kinase, whose product MMWQKLLRQRRYYLVLFVLLSVATVAFSFIVYAHYNRIQDQNRHSLFEYEAIRQSRVVLVDLLDMQTGVHAYLVSGEEATLTSYRTARDMLERDLSAYRTLVLRHDPQAARDIYLWLDNIRALRKTFDDQVENRRLGRGAALTREAFERQVRDMAHVRRALETTNVRRLVEVRLQAAEVVKARSDFLFTLVIGSILLIGVMLLGTVTILNLEADFRNRLAEQEAVMQRYREVTEGINDGLFEVNFVSGDVYCSAAYKAMLGYAPDEVENRWEVLRDMIHPDDRDAADADLRRYMEGTDATYRSIFRMRHKDGSYRWILSRGVGTGADFSGIKSMIGTHADITEQKQREEELRQLYADLETFTYITSHDLRAPLVNLKGFSKELEISMKEVTNAITPYQKDFAPEHQKTLDLALNEDVPESLSFIAKGVERMDSLTRAILDLSRIGKRVYSIEPVNTQTIFDKCVGALGYDITQKGIGISCDPLPEIMSDPVALEQIFGNLLDNAVKYLRPDVTGKIDVSVRETLHDFIFTVSDNGRGIADIDKPKVFEIFRRARNTTEVGGLGLGMAYVKATLRRLSGDIWFDSKIDEGTRFHVRLPKRPRLSQAARPATDIAMEA is encoded by the coding sequence ATGATGTGGCAAAAGCTGCTGCGGCAGCGACGGTACTATCTGGTGCTGTTTGTCCTGCTGTCGGTCGCGACGGTGGCCTTTTCGTTCATTGTCTATGCCCATTACAACCGCATCCAGGACCAGAACCGACACTCCTTGTTTGAATACGAGGCCATTCGTCAAAGCCGGGTCGTCCTGGTCGATCTGCTCGACATGCAAACAGGGGTCCACGCCTATCTGGTGTCCGGCGAGGAGGCGACGCTCACCAGCTACCGTACGGCGCGCGATATGCTTGAGCGTGATCTGTCGGCCTATCGCACCTTGGTGTTGCGTCATGATCCGCAGGCGGCGCGCGACATCTATTTGTGGCTCGACAATATTCGCGCATTGCGCAAGACCTTCGACGATCAGGTCGAAAACCGCCGGCTGGGACGAGGGGCGGCGCTGACGCGCGAGGCGTTTGAACGACAGGTGCGCGACATGGCGCACGTGCGCCGCGCGCTGGAGACCACCAATGTGCGGCGTCTGGTCGAGGTGCGGCTTCAGGCGGCGGAGGTGGTAAAGGCGCGTTCTGATTTTCTCTTTACGCTGGTCATCGGGAGCATCCTGCTGATCGGGGTCATGCTGCTGGGGACGGTGACGATCCTCAATCTGGAGGCCGACTTCCGCAATCGTCTGGCCGAGCAGGAGGCCGTCATGCAGCGCTATCGCGAGGTCACCGAAGGCATCAACGACGGCCTGTTTGAGGTGAATTTTGTCAGCGGTGATGTCTATTGTTCGGCCGCCTACAAGGCGATGCTAGGCTATGCGCCGGACGAGGTGGAAAACCGTTGGGAGGTGTTGCGCGACATGATCCACCCGGACGACCGCGACGCGGCTGACGCCGATCTGCGCCGCTATATGGAGGGCACGGATGCCACTTATCGCAGCATCTTCCGCATGCGGCACAAGGACGGCAGCTATCGCTGGATTTTGTCTCGCGGCGTCGGCACGGGGGCCGATTTCAGCGGCATCAAGAGCATGATCGGCACCCACGCAGATATTACCGAACAGAAGCAGCGCGAAGAGGAGTTGCGTCAGCTCTACGCCGATCTGGAAACCTTCACCTACATCACCTCGCACGACCTGCGTGCGCCTCTGGTCAATCTGAAGGGCTTTTCCAAGGAACTCGAAATATCCATGAAGGAGGTGACCAATGCCATCACCCCCTATCAGAAGGACTTTGCACCAGAGCATCAAAAGACGCTTGATCTGGCCCTGAATGAGGACGTGCCGGAGTCGCTGAGTTTTATCGCTAAAGGTGTCGAGCGCATGGACAGCCTGACGCGCGCCATCCTTGACCTGTCGCGCATCGGTAAGCGTGTCTATTCGATCGAGCCCGTTAACACTCAGACTATATTCGATAAATGTGTCGGCGCGCTGGGGTATGACATTACGCAGAAGGGGATCGGGATAAGCTGTGACCCCTTACCGGAGATTATGAGCGACCCCGTGGCGCTGGAACAGATTTTCGGCAATCTGCTCGATAATGCCGTTAAATATCTGAGGCCGGATGTTACCGGAAAGATAGACGTATCTGTGCGTGAGACGCTGCACGATTTTATCTTCACCGTTTCGGATAATGGCCGTGGCATCGCCGATATCGACAAGCCGAAGGTATTTGAGATCTTCCGCCGAGCCCGCAATACGACCGAGGTCGGCGGGCTGGGGCTCGGCATGGCCTATGTCAAGGCGACGCTGCGGCGCCTGTCCGGTGACATCTGGTTCGACTCGAAAATTGATGAAGGGACGCGCTTTCATGTGCGCCTGCCCAAACGCCCGCGCCTGAGCCAAGCGGCACGCCCTGCAACCGATATTGCGATGGAAGCCTGA
- a CDS encoding entericidin A/B family lipoprotein, with product MTNKIAKMIVIAGVALAAVPALSACNTIEGAGKDVQAGGEAVSDAAKDAKN from the coding sequence ATGACCAACAAGATCGCCAAGATGATCGTAATTGCCGGCGTTGCGCTGGCAGCCGTTCCGGCCCTGTCGGCCTGTAACACCATTGAGGGTGCCGGCAAGGACGTTCAGGCCGGGGGCGAAGCCGTCTCCGACGCCGCCAAGGACGCCAAGAATTAG
- the araD1 gene encoding AraD1 family protein, with protein MTLRLIQFVDAHGTRGVAAAEDDGSAKVIVGVTTTYELAKAAIAAKRSIADQVAQQGLGEAVDIALALSEGRVLAPIDHPDPAHLHLTGTGLTHLGSAEGRDKMHAKAKDAGGEENLTDSMRMFLMGVKGGKPASGTAGAQPEWFYKGNGYALVGPGAELVSPGFAEDGGEEPEMAGIYVIGEDAQPYRIGFALANEFSDHVTEKQNYLWLAHSKLRPASLGVEILTGDLPSHVEGTSKIVRGNEVIWEKPFISGEDNMSHTFENLEHHHFKYELFRVPGDVHVHCFGTATASFADGVKTQTGDVFEIDARPFVHPLRNPLKTTEPLASTAKVMRL; from the coding sequence ATGACCCTTCGCCTGATCCAGTTTGTCGATGCCCACGGGACGCGCGGCGTGGCCGCTGCCGAGGATGACGGTTCGGCTAAGGTTATTGTGGGCGTGACCACGACCTATGAGCTGGCCAAGGCCGCTATTGCGGCCAAACGCTCTATTGCTGATCAGGTGGCGCAGCAGGGCCTCGGCGAGGCGGTCGATATCGCGCTGGCCCTGTCCGAAGGGCGCGTGCTGGCCCCGATTGACCATCCGGACCCGGCGCACCTGCACCTGACCGGGACGGGTCTGACGCACCTGGGCTCCGCTGAGGGCCGCGACAAGATGCACGCCAAGGCCAAAGACGCAGGTGGCGAAGAAAATCTGACCGACTCGATGCGCATGTTCCTGATGGGCGTGAAGGGTGGCAAGCCGGCATCGGGCACCGCCGGAGCTCAGCCGGAATGGTTCTATAAGGGCAATGGTTACGCACTGGTCGGGCCGGGCGCGGAGCTGGTGTCGCCGGGCTTTGCCGAAGACGGCGGTGAGGAGCCGGAAATGGCCGGTATCTACGTCATCGGTGAGGATGCACAGCCCTATCGCATTGGCTTTGCGCTGGCCAATGAGTTCTCCGACCACGTGACCGAGAAGCAGAACTATCTGTGGCTGGCCCACTCCAAGCTGCGCCCGGCGTCTCTGGGTGTCGAGATTCTGACCGGCGACCTGCCGAGCCACGTGGAAGGCACGTCGAAGATCGTGCGCGGCAACGAAGTGATCTGGGAAAAGCCGTTCATCTCCGGTGAGGACAATATGTCCCACACGTTTGAGAATCTGGAACACCACCACTTCAAGTACGAGCTGTTCCGCGTGCCGGGCGATGTGCACGTGCACTGCTTTGGCACGGCCACAGCGAGCTTTGCCGACGGTGTGAAGACGCAAACAGGCGACGTGTTCGAAATCGATGCCCGCCCCTTCGTCCACCCGCTCAGAAACCCGCTCAAAACCACCGAGCCTCTGGCCAGCACAGCGAAAGTGATGCGCTTGTAA